One genomic region from Biomphalaria glabrata chromosome 7, xgBioGlab47.1, whole genome shotgun sequence encodes:
- the LOC106062240 gene encoding multidrug resistance-associated protein 1-like: MAVDFGDFCGNSSFWNESLLTESNYPKFTECFIHTALVWAPCGLLWISLPVYMIFLTATQKAPPNPIQTLNITKTLISVLLCALCVIQLIRHTDDSNTYTAIYVADIIKIVTFLLSIIIVQIDRRYGRINSLPLFFYWLLMAVTNIIPFYTNFMEKVYETDQTEFGTQCCISILLIIQFFAFCFAEKRGRQGYIDLSKSQTPSLELTASLPSMFSFWWTNKLIWTGYKKTLTESDVNDLHPEDVSSYQVPRFEKAWQQEVERCEQFNKLYISLHGPPKNRNSSIEKTVRVQDNEKSKLLPKHKKEKGDEEEKDDSPLKKPSLVRVLFKVYGLELVCLQITRTCFDLLSFVTPKITEALLAYIQGEKRDNEIWKGYLLATSYFVVSSITSICSNQILNRNKRLGMHIKCSITAAIYKKALTISNEAKRESTLGEIVNLMSVDCQRLENVMNYCYIFFSAPFQISIALYMLYDQIGVATFAGLGVVLILMPMNTIVSVSLRKFNRQMMKLKDRRIRLMNELLNGMKVLKVYGWEEAFEKKVSTYRSEEIRLIFKLSFVMASLSLIFQIIPYFVQVASFGVFIAVDGYLDPSKAFVSISLFNILTSALSMMPMFIPALIQAGVSITRIVGFFRQPDLSPDARTYDPRSEDAIKIENGTFTWDNVMPEPTLKNINLKLKPGKLVAVVGTVGCGKSSLLSAILGEMNKTKGKVTVKYNNMAYVPQEAWIQNATLRDNILFATDFKSSLYSKVVEACALKSDLDILPGGDQTEIGEKGINISGGQKQRVSLARAVYSRSDIYLLDDPLSAVDSHVGKHIFQEVISNKGMLKGKTRVMVTHGVHWLPMVDHIIVMKNGGISEMGSYEQLVSHDGEFAQFLKEYFIQEADALSEDDTAKSQDPEIDELKKQVLTRLESLTGASSADEAGKSQDDQSYKRKLSLTVSARRESWTASTNLTLSTKESLTGSNRLRRRGSQSAGSREEKRGKGIHRRVDNLDDGLIDEDLEEEKPEKLEKGSVKIVKGQRLVQAEKAETGGVKMKVYIDYIRSVGSYSTIFSFLCYLIYMGSNIFSGIWLSMWTDDTYLANRNLSDTEEYADKTNLYIGLYGGLGVIQGIFTYSFSASMLVKTVVASNVLHNAMLNNIMRSPMSFFDTTPIGRIVNRFSKDVDVLDNMLPNVLRQSVQSMGRVLISLINISYSTPIVLSVIVPVVILYVLMQRVYIPASRQIRRIDSTTKSPIYVHFSETLSGVSSIRAYAAQERFYENSMRLVDYNMKFYFGSIVASSWLQIRLQFLGNVIVLAAAMFAQADTGLTAGLAGLAVSYAQQVTGALSQVIQVATQAETNIVSAERILEYSEIETEAAWKNPKLRLPEPWPEDGEIDFDDLQIKYREGLELVLRGITCNIKGGEKVGIVGRTGAGKSSLSVALFRLVEAASGKISIDNQNIATLGLHDLRKNITILPQDPVIFSGTLRMNLDPAEMYTDHQIWEALEHAHLKGFVTNLPSQLDYECGEGGQNLSMGQRQLVCLARCLLRKSKILVLDEATAAVDMETDDLIQKTIRTEFKSSTVLTIAHRLNTIMDYDRVIVMDKGKIKEIDSPQALLKDQQSTFYSMAKDANLV; the protein is encoded by the exons aatgaaTCTCTTTTGACTGAAAGCAATTATCCCAAATTCACAGAATGTTTTATTCATACAGCCCTTGTTTGGGCACCTTGTGGCTTGTTATGGATAAGTCTACCTGTATATATGATCTTTCTGACAGCAACACAGAAGGCACCTCCAAACCCAATCCAGactttaaatataacaaaaaca CTTATTTCAGTCCTCCTTTGTGCGTTATGTGTTATACAGTTGATACGTCACACAGATGACAGTAATACCTACACAGCTATATACGTAGCTGATATAATCAAGATTGTAACATTT CTACTGAGCATTATTATTGTGCAAATAGATCGGCGGTATGGTAGAATCAACTCACTACCTCTTTTTTTCTACTGGCTGCTGATGGCAGTGACAAATATTATACCTTTCTATACTAACTTCATGGAAAAG GTTTATGAAACTGATCAAACAGAATTTGGAACACAATGCTGTATCTCGATACTActaataatacaattttttgcTTTCTGTTTTGCGGAAAAACGAGGGCGTCAAGGATATATTGATCTGTCTAAG TCTCAAACACCATCTTTGGAACTTACAGCATCACTGCCAAGTATGTTTTCATTTTGGTGGACTAACAA ATTAATATGGACTGGCTATAAGAAAACTTTGACAGAATCTGATGTCAATGACCTTCACCCTGAAGATGTTAGCAGCTACCAAGTTCCAAGATTTGAAAAAGCCTGGCAACAGGAAGTGGAAAGATGTGAGCAGTTCAACAAGTTATACAT cAGTCTACATGGCCCTCCCAAAAATCGAAACTCATCAATTGAAAAAACTGTCAGAGTTCAGGATAATGAGAAGTCAAAACTCTTGCCAAAGCATAAAAAGGAAAAGGGAGATGAGGAAGAGAAAGATGACTCTCCATTAAAGAAGCCATCCCTCGTTAGAGTCTTGTTTAAAGTCTATGGACTGGAACTTGTTTGTTTACAG aTAACAAGAACTTGCTTTGATCTTTTGTCTTTTGTTACTCCAAAAATTACTGA GGCATTGCTAGCTTACATTCAAGGAGAAAAAAGGGACAATGAGATCTGGAAAGGTTATCTACTAGCCACATCCTACTTTGTGGTCAGTTCTATTACATCCATCTGCAGTAATCAGATACTCAACAGGAACAAGAGACTGGGCATGCACATCAAATGCTCCATAACTGCTGCCATCTATAAGAAA GCATTGACAATCAGTAATGAAGCCAAAAGAGAATCAACTTTAGGAGAAATAGTCAACTTAATGTCTGTAGACTGTCAGAGGCTGGAGAATGTCATGAATTATtgctacatatttttttctgcacCCTTTCAG ATTAGTATAGCATTATATATGCTGTATGATCAAATTGGTGTGGCCACATTTGCTGGGCTTGGAGTGGTTCTCATACTTATGCCAATGAACACAATTGTATCAGTTTCCTTGCGCAAGTTTAATAGGCAAATGATGAAACTAAAAGATCGCAGAATTCGACTTATGAATGAATTACTGAATGGAATGAAG GTTCTTAAAGTCTATGGCTGGGAGGAAGCCTTTGAGAAGAAAGTCTCAACATATAGAAGTGAAGAGATCAGACTGATCTTTAAATTGTCTTTTGTTATGGCCTCACTCAGTTTAATATTTCAAATCATTCCTTATTTT gtTCAAGTAGCTTCCTTTGGTGTATTCATAGCAGTGGATGGCTACCTAGACCCCAGCAAGGCTTTTGTTTCCATCTCGCTCTTCAACATCCTGACCTCAGCTCTCAGCATGATGCCAATGTTTATACCTGCCCTCATCCAG GCTGGTGTTTCTATTACACGTATTGTTGGATTCTTCAGACAACCTGATTTAAGTCCTGATGCAAGAACATATGATCCAAGGTCAG AGGATGCCATCAAAATAGAAAATGGAACATTTACTTGGGACAATGTGATGCCTGAACCAACTCTTAAAAA CATCAACCTTAAACTCAAACCAGGGAAACTGGTGGCTGTGGTAGGAACAGTGGGGTGTGGTAAATCATCATTGCTGTCGGCCATCTTGGGAGAAATGAACAAGACTAAAGGCAAAGTGACCGTGAAG TATAACAACATGGCATATGTACCTCAAGAAGCCTGGATTCAGAATGCAACTCTGAGAGACAATATCCTGTTTGCTACTGACTTCAAGTCTTCCCTGTACAGTAAAGTTGTGGAGGCATGTGCCTTAAAATCAGATTTAGACATACTGCCTGGTGGGGATCAAACAGAGATTGGAGAAAAG ggTATTAACATATCTGGCGGTCAGAAACAGAGAGTATCATTGGCCAGGGCTGTATACAGTCGGTCTGACATATACCTGCTGGATGACCCACTAAGTGCTGTGGACAGCCATGTTGGTAAACATATTTTCCAGGAGGTCATCAGTAACAAAGGAATGTTGAAAGGCAAG ACTCGGGTTATGGTTACACATGGAGTTCACTGGTTGCCCATGGTGGATCATATCATAGTCATGAAGAATGGAGGCATTTCTGAGATGGGCAGTTATGAGCAGCTGGTCTCACATGATGGAGAGTTTGCCCAATTTCTAAAGGAATACTTTATACAAGAAGCTGACGCACTCAGTGAAGATGACACGGCTAAATCACAGGACCCTGAAA TTGATGAATTAAAGAAACAAGTTTTGACAAGACTAGAATCATTGACTGGAGCTTCTTCTGCTGATGAAGCTGGAAA GTCTCAAGATGACCAGTCTTACAAGAGGAAACTTTCACTCACAGTGTCTGCAAGACGAGAGAGTTGGACAGCATCCACCAACTTGACTTTATCCACTAAAGAAAGCTTGACTGGCTCTAATAGACTGAGGCGTCGAGGAAGTCAATCAGCTGGTTCAAGGGAAGAAAAGCGAGGCAAAGGCATTCACAGAAGAGTTGATAATCTTGATGATGGTTTGATAGATGAAGACTTGGAGGAGGAAAAGccagaaaaactagaaaaaggTTCCGTTAAAATTGTGAAAGGTCAGAGATTGGTTCAAGCAGAAAAGGCAGAGACTGGTGGG GTCAAGATGAAAGTTTACATTGACTACATTCGTTCTGTCGGCTCCTACTCCACCATCTTCAGTTTCCTGTGCTATCTGATCTACATGGGCAGCAATATATTCTCTGGCATTTGGCTTAGCATGTGGACTGATGATACTTACCTGGCCAACAGAAATCTGAGTGATACAGAGGAGTATGCTGacaaaacaaatttatacaTTGGTCTCTATGGAGGACTGGGTGTCATTCAGG GTATCTTCACTTACTCTTTCTCTGCATCTATGCTGGTGAAAACTGTGGTAGCATCTAATGTACTTCACAATGCAATGTTGAACAACATTATGAGATCACCTATGTCTTTCTTTGATACAACACCCATTG GTCGAATTGTGAATCGTTTCTCTAAAGATGTGGATGTCCTGGACAACATGTTGCCAAATGTATTGCGGCAAAGTGTGCAGAGTATGGGCCGTGTGTTAATTTCACTGATCAACATCTCTTACAGTACCCCAATAGTACTCAGTGTTATAGTACCAGTTGTTATTCTCTATGTTTTGATGCAG AGAGTGTACATCCCTGCATCTCGACAAATCCGTCGTATTGACTCCACCACCAAGTCTCCCATCTATGTACATTTCTCTGAGACTTTGAGTGGGGTGTCCAGCATCAGAGCCTATGCAGCCCAGGAGAGATTCTATGAAAACTCTATGAGGCTGGTGGACTACAATATGAAGTTTTATTTTGGAAGTATAGTAGCTTCAag CTGGCTTCAAATCAGACTCCAGTTCTTGGGTAATGTAATAGTATTGGCAGCAGCCATGTTTGCTCAGGCTGACACTGGACTTACTGCAGGTTTGGCTGGCTTGGCAGTGTCCTATGCTCAGCAG GTAACAGGAGCTCTATCCCAGGTGATCCAGGTAGCTACACAAGCTGAAACTAATATAGTGTCTGCAGAGAGAATTCTAGAGTATTCAGAGATTGAAACTGAG GCTGCATGGAAGAACCCGAAACTGCGACTTCCTGAGCCATGGCCTGAAGATGGAGAAATAGATTTTGATGACCTGCAAATAAAATACAGAGAGGGCCTTGAGCTGGTACTCAGAGGGATAACCTGTAATATTAAAGGTGGTGAAAAG GTTGGAATTGTTGGGAGAACAGGTGCTGGTAAATCCTCTCTCTCAGTGGCACTCTTTCGTTTGGTGGAGGCTGCTTCTGGAAAGATCTCTATTGACAATCAAAACATTGCAACCCTAGGACTTCATGACCTGCGTAAAAATATCACCATTCTTCCTCAG GATCCTGTCATATTTTCTGGAACTTTGAGGATGAACCTTGACCCGGCTGAGATGTACACAGACCATCAAATCTGGGAGGCTTTGGAGCATGCCCATCTGAAAGGTTTCGTAACAAATTTACCATCGCAGTTGGACTACGAGTGTGGGGAAGGAGGTCAAAACTTGAG CATGGGTCAGCGGCAGCTAGTTTGTCTAGCCCGGTGTCTGTTGCGCAAATCCAAGATTCTAGTGCTTGATGAAGCCACGGCTGCTGTAGAtatggaaacagatgacctgatTCAGAAGACCATTCGCACGGAGTTTAAGTCCAGCACAGTGTTGACCATAGCCCACAGGCTGAACACCATCATGGACTATGACAG